The region attgattataaattaaaaaacaatattaataaatatacatgattttgtagtttctaatgagaaaataataataaattattaaatatcgtaaaaaaaaaaaactctaatattgtgacccgattgacccggccgggtcaaccggttcccgattgaaccgcccgggtcaccgggttaacaccgggtttttccatatccggttcaatggggtatacccgggccggccacatggtcGGTTCCCGggttttccggttgaaccggccgagccggtccgggtctgacaacattggaTAAAGATGATAGTATATATGTCGATTGCGTGATAAAGTATGTGTAAAACGGAGTATCAATCCACAGAGAAAGAAGTGAATATTAGTAATGACTCTATacccaaaaataataaacaacgaGTGATAAATGTGTGAATAAAAGCAAAAGGACACAAGAAAATACGAGAAATGataggagagaaatcaaagaagaaaacgaTGTCCGGGAGTATCCCTTTAGGTTTATTAAGCATAGGACATTAGTTGTTTAAAcatgcaatcttatttgaaccAAAAAGTTTTTCGAAATATACAAAACCTTGATTTCTCAGATGAAGTGTAACTGAATAAGTGCAGAGCTAATACAgatatccacacaatcacattaatatATACTTTATGAAATCTTATTGTGGacaatgataatctcttaagtagataatctttCCCctaagagagagattacccctaatccgaatacagagcaaAATGTGATTTTTCCTAAAATCCGCTCTACATGATTGCAAAAGAGCAGGGAAATTATCATCGATCCACTcagaaggattgtgggagacaaagtctcctagatacctTAACCAGAGatgtacccactatcctctcgaattgcggTAAGTCTATGCtatgtgggaatttcttctcgtcaagTAACAATACCAAGTATGTTTGCTAGGGCTTTCTCCTtattagcaatcaagcatttaattacagatatgattgcaaataaaaaatccaacaaccaaagttaagaaaataaatcctagagttcaaTTATGCCCAAATAtgtacaaattagccctccatcaATGGAAgccaagcattcaagatacaaataatgggGGAGAACATGAAAGTCAtgaaacccccttctcaatctcATCGATAAAGAATCGTCGGAGAAGCCCTAGTTAAGCTTCCATGCATgccgccaagatgagcttgagcGACTATGATCTTTAATCCCCTTCAATGTAAAGCCAAATCCCCCTTGAAATTGCTCCCTAAATGTTGGAGATTTCTCTCTTATCTTCCTCAACCTTGCTTCCAAGAATCGCCcctaaagaatagaagaatagaagataCTCTAAAAATcttcataagttctatttatacccgactgcttaaGGGGCGCTTATGGGTGTAAAGGCTAGGTCATAAAGGAGCTGGAGGAGATGACCGCGAGCCTTATGGGACGAGTTACAGCCGTAAGCcccatccataaggtcttctgtttgtgttgcGGTCCAACTTGCAGCCGTAAGCgctggaccgtaagcttcactgttTTGCTCCTCTGGATGGTACTTACGGGCATCTTTACGAGCATAAACCTTACGCCTAAGTTCctctgaattggctttaaatccACCTTATGGGCATAAACATGCCTGCAAGATCTTCTGGAATTGACTTAAGGCCGTAAGGACGACTGTATGCATGTAAGCTACCCATGCCATTTTGCCTTGTCTTTCTTCTAATGATGTTGAGAGAACTCCAACTTCACCGTTTAAGGtctgaaatgtttttttttgtctctctcGTCTTTAAATGACACTGCtctaagcctgttaatgcacaacacactatatttagcattgCATTTCACAATATGGTTGTAATACATGTCAATTAagtgtataaattgatataaaatacatgaaaattgtacactcatcaaggATCGAGGAGATTTATATCATGAGGTTATAATTTATGATATACCATCTTAGGCGCAAGTAGCAGATCTTCATTGCCCACATATTACATGTCTCACATGACAAATCCTTAAGAGGTGATTAAACTACCGTAATTGAtgcacttttatatatatatatatatatatatatatatatatatatatatatatatatatatatatttatcttttgacatCTTCAGTGGGTGGTGCTTGTAgcctatttgaaaaataatataaataaataaagtaataagTGATTTGGAAATATAACAAGAATGCCAATCCAAAATTAATTACATGAACTTCATTCAACAtctataatattaataaattaaaaagaaaagcaaacgCATCATtgacataaaaacaaaatccaaaatcaaaaagccacattgttattatttaattctCTCTATAGATGAACATTTATTTAACATGATTTATGCCTTCTTAAATAATTAGATTGATTTGCCACACTATTAATTTAGATGAAtatctaactttttttttaagatatgaatcaattaataaaaatgattaaaatcaGTCACATCCAAATTCAACTAGGTCTTCATCTAATATCCTATCATTCTCTGTAGTCCACTTTGTTTCTGAGAAGACTTTTgctttaattaaaataacataattagcCCACCTtatgcattaaaataaaagaaaaagacattCACGCAAAGTTTTACCAAGTATGAGTAGCAATTATTATTCATCAACATGAGAAACTCAACTAGGACATCATCACTTTGAGCTTCACAAGCACATTATATCATAGTGCGAAATTAAGGCATACAAATCATACTGCTGTTGATAATAATTAATCCAAAGACCAAGTCTggaataaattaattaacaaccCTGCAATTCTTGCGTATCTCTTCATTTGAACCAGTCAGAGGGCTTATATTCCCCATTTTGATCATTGAGTTAACAAAAGTCAGTCATGAAAAGACTACTATCACTACTGTAACTCTCCACTAAACTCTTTGTGGCAGCAACACCATCAGCACTTGAAAACAAACCTTGATCAGATGAAAGCAAACCTTTGTTGTTCAACAAGTTCTTGAAGTAATGGTTGTCGAAAACATCAGTCGAGTTCCGATCTAATGCCGTCGTGACATTGCCATCACCATTTTGCGGACATAGCTTTTGTAAGTCGGCCACCATGTCAGTGTCCATGGTTGAATCAGGAGCTCCAGTGCCAGAGAAGTTGAATAGACGGTTGCTGAACAACACGCACCGGGCTCTACCAATTGTGTGACCGCCTatgtaaattaaatttatattagtataaatatatataagcttGGGTTTTTCATTCTATTAGCTTTAGATGTGTACCTGAAAGGGAGACAACATCAGTTACATTAAGACCGACGTTATTGAATTTTGTGATGATTGTGTTGAtagaatcaaagggagaagggAGGCCGGAGTTAGCACCCGACTGATTTGCTATCAAACCATCTCTTCGCCCTAATAATACTTTCCAACTATTGCCACCACTCTGtgagtgaaaaaaaatatacatatatgatcaTGTCATCGTCTATTtagttaaataatataaatatattaaaaattatgtatatatataccaaaacaACAGAATCTCTTGCAGCTATGGCAAGTATGTCAGCACAAGACACTGTTCCATTGCATTCATTCTCGACGGCGGTTTTTATCGTGTCGACAACATCGAAGCCTCTTGCAGAGTTCAAATTAGGTGCGGCGAGCTTTTCACTGTCACTTCCATCTAGCAAAATTGATCCATCACAACCCTGACCAGCCATAATTCAAAGcaaacaatattaaaaagttCTATAGAAATTACAGtctaatgtatgtatatatgtatacttacGTTGACAAAACAGTCATGGAAGTGAAGGCGAAGCAAAGAGGCACCCATTCTCATCTCAGTCTGGAGAGCTTTGAAGACTTCACGTCTCACAACTTTGAGAACGTTTGGACAACTTGAAGAGTAGAAGTCAGTGCTCAATTGTGATTGAACACCAAAAACACTTAGAAACAAGACAAGCAATAAAGCTACAAACACACAagccttcttcatcttcaatatTCACTCCTTAATTCCTTTCTTCAAGTTTCTAACTGATAATTAGTTTGATGATCAACTTCATCCTTCAATGCGCATTTATAGACGTGTGGTGTAGGAGATTTTGCAAGTACACCCctagaaaaacatagaatattCTGAGGTATGTGTTTTACTAGAGTTAATTGACTAATAATCCTTTAAGAAaagttttgcttctttaatattcataataaaatacaaataaaactttcTTGGGTGGAGTAATAGTAACTTTTGGGTTTTGTTTATCTTTGCTTTCAGGTCAAGTATTGCATGGGTTCttcatcatgcatgcatgcatggatagTGGTGGGCGGCTAAGTTCAtgttaatttattaatgaaagGACGATATATGTAAGCTTGCAATAAGAGAATGTTGGGAGAGTTTATTAGGAATGTCTTTGCTTTGAAGGGATAAATATATAGAACAAGATAGTTGTCATTTGTCTTTTAGCATTAGCTAGGACATGCAGTAGTGCTACTAATTAAAAACTACTTGATTTATGTTTGTAGTGTCCAATTCAAAGTTGGCCGCTTGCATTAAGGTGATCAGAAGTTTAAATTAGTGTAAATTAGTGCTTGCATGTGTTCATTGTGTTGTTTAATTGCTTGTCAATTTAAGTAGATGTCCACTTTGTTAGAAGAGCTAGCTAGTGGAATATTCCATGCATTGGAGGTGCATGAATGGTAGAGGATGATTCAAGATAAGGTTTACCTATTTTTGattctaatgattttttttaatatgatagtTGATCTTATCCCATTTCacagtttatatataaatgaaacatGGATAAATAACttaatattttgatataattagAATGATGTGTGCATGTGATGATGGAAGTACAAATTGATGGGAAAGATTAGAAAAATacagattaaaaaaaggaaaaaaaaaatcaaattaatgatgGGCAAAGGCTACCAAGAACCAAAGAGTTATTGTAaaaaggtttatttatttatttattcatttattttgaaaaatgcataAAGTGTTCTCATGAATATGGACATAATGacccatcatttttttttattaagtagacaaatcataaaatcaaaagcatgcatgaattttttatatattaccACATCTTTTACTGTGAAGAGATTTAACTCTTTATCTTTGTTAATATGTAAATAACTTAGTGTCAATAGGGTTAAGGAACAATtagttatttcattattttcctccaattaaattttaaactaatttttatttttttaattaatttttaattgtatatgttgaataaaaatgatatatattgtatttgtatacttatttaattttttaaatatttatttaaatcgaTATTAATCATATCcaaatttgatcaatttcaatAAGCCTTTTTCCCTCCCATTTAATGATTATAAGCTTTTACTTCACCAGTGTACTATAAATGATAGAAACAAGTGAAAGAAGCAGCACTCAATGGTGAAAAGTTAATAAGAAAAATCGCtacattataattaaaaactatttcttttgttcttttttatctgtcacaaatgCATGTTCTTCCCTATATGTCATTTtctaaatatcaaaaatatttaatattatttttttaaaaattaccctaaacattttattcaattttccttcttaaaattaaatatgaaaaaaaaatacaaaaatataaattaatgatgattttgaaaaaataactaattttttacaaataaaaagaacggaagaaataaacaaataaaaccgCAAATTATAAACACAAatcataaatacaaataattattaaaaaaacacttaaatttccctgtgttttttttttatcctttccTCTGTTTTCCCTCGGTGCTACAATCACAACAAGATACAAAATTTATCTAATATTTATGCAAAACATCAACTATCAGATCAACAACATTATGCCCATGAATGATCATTTACCtattttacatataaatataaacacgCAAAAAGACCACAGAGCAACTTGCCACAAAAAATTTCTCTTACAAAATCTTGAATATGCATCAGAGACTAGGATGAACAGATCCATGGCCGGAGCCCGAACTACTCGCCCGCTTCAACTGCCTCTGTTTCTGTCGATACCTCCATGCAACCTGAATGCGTATGGCCGCAATTGTTCTCCAATACGGAGATTTCGACCTGCATTCCAGAGTTAATCAAACATTACTGCAATCAATGTTTATGAATTatttgtgtttggattttgTAGTTTCACTTCCTACCAAACTTGTATCAGTATCATCTGTAATTACCTCATTTCCCCTTTAACTTTCGGGTTTCGCAAGACCCGGGCGAACAATGCAGTGACATCTTCAAGATCTGCAGCTCGGAGCGCAAATGCTTCAACATTAGTCAAGCATCTAACCGTTCTACTCGACAGTAGTTGTGTTATTGGAAGCTTAATTTTCCCTTCACCTCCATCTGGTGATTAaaagcaaattgaatttttaggaaaCTAAAGCAATAGTGTGTGCATAAAATTGATACAAAAGGTAACATCCCAATATATTTAACTCGTACGTTTGCTGATAGAGAAGTGTTCGAGGCACCATGATAACAGCTCTTCACCGCATACATCGCCTTCTGACAAGGGAGCCGGAATTCCATCCTCTCCAATGCTCTCAAGCTTACCTCTCACAATGAAAAGCATTTTTTCAAGTGGTCCTCCTTTATACACAATATGACTTCCACCAATGAATATCTTTGGGATTAATTTCTCATAGATGGCATCAAGCAATGGCTCATCCATTTGAGAGAAAATACGAACCTGCAAATAAGTTTCACACTTGAGATAACCGATTTTGACAACTAGCAAGCAAAACACTGGAAGACTTACATTTTTTAGGAACTTGAAGAAATGTCGACGGATTTCTCTTTGCAAATCATCCGGTAGATTTTCCATCAGTTCTCTTTCATCAACCCCTCGAGTTGCCGCCCAACTAAATCGTTCAGCCTGTCTTACTTGtctacatcatcatcatcatcatcatcatcatcaaatataaacaaactataGAACTAGTTTACAACTTGactaaaagaacaagaaataaattgCTTGTCATGGCTAtggttaatattttaaaatgtgtACTCATGCATTTTTACAAACCTCCTTAGTTCTTCTGGCAAACGACGATGTCTCATCCACTGTTCGACATCACGTCTTCTTAGTTGCATTTccaattttcttcaaaaacaaacataatgtatgtatataaacaaaacaaatgaactGGTTTGTTTGCATATTTGCCATCACTTGTGTGTAACAATTATCATTACTCTCTTGCCAATAATAATTTGGGCATACCTTCTTTCAAGACCTTGAAGAAAGTTCTGCATATTTCCAATTAGTAATGCGAATAGGAGCAGTCCCAATCCGACAATTGCCATGACAAACAAAACTTCTCCTTCAAAATAACTTGGGGCCAGATTGCCAGCCATTGTGCTAATTTGCTATCCACAAACAGTATcagtaaaaaagaaaatgagaactGAACTTGGTATCAGAAGAATTTCTAGAAACTGCAGAAATGAAATTCACAAATACGTCTTTCAACAATCAATATTGGCAGGATTTTGATTTCAACAAAAGTACAGTTTATCAATGAAACTAGAAGTGAAGAAATTAGTACCAGAAAACcccaaaacaaagaataaaggtAACGCCGAATAATGCTACGTTCTGCAGTCAAGAGAACAGCCTGCTGATACACTCCATACTGGAAACTGCCAGTAGTAGTAAAACAAGCACTAGCATTTCCATTATTTCGCCAATCTTGCCAACTCTCTCCTTTTGAATTAAACAAGTTGATATTGTTCCCACGTCCACAATCAATGAACATGTTACAATACTTAACATTAGATCCAGAGCATGCCTCATGTAAGCATTGATTTACCCTCTGCACAGAAGAAAGAAAAttcataatcaaaattaaaggaAACGGGTAAAGCAAAGTTTATCATAgctaaaattttatatgaaaactAAGCTGGCGTGCTCAGTAACCTGTAAGCCAAAGAGGTACCAACAAGAACCCACAACATGTCCGGCCAAGACGAACAAGAGAAGATTGATGATGAAATTAACCCATGACGATTCGAATATGAAGCCACTAGTTGACTCCCCAGCAAGCAATGGGAAGAATCGATAAATTCTTGGAATATATTGCAGAAGAACAACAGCACGTATAAGATTTTTCGCATAATTTGCAGCTGATGATCCCAGATATCTTGGGATAACGAACAATATAATAACCTTGATCAAGGAAACAAGAGAAGAGATGTTATCAGTTTATCATAATCAAACAACTAATAGGTAATAAATAACATTCAAATTTCAATAGCTTGCAGTGATGAATACAGTCTATAATGAATTAAGTGATTGAAAATGAGAATCaaccaaataaactaaaattcaaTTAGTGTTAACTTTGGTGAAATGTTTACCTGAGGAAGGGGAAAGACATTGTACAGATCGAGCAGAAAATAACCACGAAGATAGTGAAGAGCAATTTTCTTAGGTTCAGCGACAAAATCCCCAGCACCAACAACACGAGACTCAGGATTAACATAAGCCAGCCTAAACTGCAGGAAATAATTCACTCATATTCAGAACAACAAAAACACAGAACatggaaaaagagaaagaaagaaataaagagttGAAGAAAGACTATTTAAGAATCAAAGGCTtgaatgacaaaaataaataagcaattGTTACCTGAAGAAGCATGTGTAAAAGGTAAACAAAATCAGTCACACTTCGGACAATAGCGATGACTATTGCGAAAGACCAGTTAAGAACAATACACATGTTATCCTGTTGGTCATTGAAGACAATAGATGTTTGAAAATCTAACCACAAACAATTCAATgcaaacaaaatccaaaatgTACCTGTTGTGTCcgaaagaggaagaagaacaatggATCAACGAAGACTgctaacaaacaaaaaatcacaaaacatcgGTTCCATTTTTGGACTACACCTGTGTGGGGATTCATAATTGGCAAATATGGACAGAGAAATGAAAACGATTTCCAAGCCCATTGTTCAGTTTCCCCATTAACATTGTTATTCTTCTGTTCAAgcaaaatcaaacataaattCTCAAACATTGTTCCACATCATAAACATGATAAAGTTTGTAATCAGATGAAGAGCATGATTATAATTACCTTATTATCAACCTGACAATTGGTAGCCCTTTTGGTTTTATAAACAGCAGGACATACAACACAATTAGGATCATTACATAAACCCAAAGGACCAGACCTCAAGAGGTGTTCATTTCTTCGGTTACCATTATCATCCATTGTTATTTGATGAATCATTCCGTTTTCCTGCTCTATACAAGAAGTATCACCAGAAGGTGTTATGCGTGATGTTACTCTGAGTAAAGGTCCAGTATGAGACACTAAAGCATTTTCCTCTTGATACAAAGCATTCATCGGTATAGATACCGAAGAACTTCGATGAACTCTTCTCACCATCTCAATATCATTAGCCATTTCTCAACTACCAAAGCAGTATGAAAACACCCAAACAATGAACAACACCTGAACAAATTAAGTTAAGGATTGAAAAATTGAGCATGTTGAATCATCAAAATGAGACTAACAAAGGATTGAACTGAAAtagaaacaagaacaacatgaagaagaaacatggattgaaactaaaaaaatacaagcaatAAGAACATGAAAAACCAGGGATTGAGCTGAAGTACACATGGATAAACTAAATATTAGCATCAAACAACATCAAAAGCAAGGGAACAGATCAAACCTGGAGCACTTGATGATATATGACAAAGTCCACAAAATCGATTACAAGCAGCAAGCGGAGAGAGGGTTTAGTTCAAAGTAGTTGTGAAGAAATagacttattatttattaacagGAGCTTGGTAGCACTTGGCAGTCTTGTGATATAGGCAGCTTCTTTGGAATCTTCATACCGAGTCAAAGTCCAAGTCAATAAGGCATGCCCTTGCAAGGGGCGGAGCTAGGGGAGGCTAAGGGGTcatggctttttttttcttctttttttaaatagataaattatttgaatagtTACTTAATTATTGAgccaatttagaaaaaattaattggTCAAATATTGCACTGATTGCGAAGAAGCATAGCCCACAAAACCCTTCGCACTATCGATCAATCAGTTTGATTAATTGCTCGCTTAAAATCATCACCAAAATCCTCGCTAATAGGCTTAGCACTAAGATTGATGATTCGATTAACCCTACTCAGTCTGCTTTCATCAAAGGAAGATGCATCACGGATAATATCGCAACTGCTTAGGAACTCATTTTCTACATGGAAAAGCACCACCTTATGGGTCTTATTCTTAAGGTGGATTTTTCTAAGGCCTTCGACTCCGTGGATTGGGGGTTCCTCTTAGATTTGTTGAAAGCCAGAGGTTTTGGTGAAAGATGGAGTGGTTGGGTCAAAACCATTCTGGCCTCCTCTAAGGCAAAATTTCTCATCAACAACACTCAATGTGGTTATGTGCGATATCGGAGGGGGCTGAGACAGGGTGATCCTCTCTCCCCGCTGCTGTTTGCGCTTGTGGTGGATGTCTTAAGTTCAATGTTTAGCCGGGCCCTCAAATCTGGTGTCCTGCATGGGGTTCCGATTGGGGGGTCGGGGATTAAAATGTGTCGCCTGCAATATGCAGATGATCTTTTGGTTATGTCTACAGGGGGGTGGAGGATCTCAGGATCATCAAGTTGATTCTCTATGTGTTTGAGGGGCTCTTTGGCCTGGGGGTTAACTTCAAAAATACTTGTTTATATACCTCGCAAAGAAATTTAGAGCCTCCGCCTTTTTTTGACTAGGACCTTGCATTGTTCCTCTAGGGTTCTCCCGTTGACCTACCTTGGGATACCTATCTCTGGTAGGAGACCTAGGAAGCAAGACTGGGATATCCTTATTGATAAGGTTAGATCTCGGTTGCCAGCTTGGAAATCTAGATTTTTATCCTTAGGGGGAAGATTAACGCTCGTAAACTCTATCCTTACAGCTATCTCCACCTACTGGATGTCTTTATTTAAGTTGCCTTGCTGGGTGATTAAAATTATTGacaaaattagaagagatttccTATGGTCGGGTCCGGCTCATCAACATCCTAAAACCTACTTAGTGAGTTGGGAGAGATTGTGACCTAGAGATCAAGGGGTTGGAATATTCTTAACTTGGGGGTTTTTAACAATGCTCTTCTAggtaagtggtggtggaagatcaTCTTGGGTGGTCGTTGGTGTGGGTAAGAGATTTTCTGAGAAAATTACTTTGGTAGGATGCTGGTCTGGAATCTTTTTCACAAGCAATATGGTAGAAGAtctgtttttttggaatgatatACTTAAGGTCTTGCAGGCCTTTCgaaaaaatttaagttcaacTGTAAAAGGTGGTTCGTCAACACTGTTCTGGCTTGATAATTGGTTAGAGGGTCGTGCCCCTGCGGACATTTGGCCTCACATGTTTCAGGCATCTAGGGATAAGGAAAGTACTGTTAGGGAGTTGATCACCGGGGTTTTGGATTTCCCTCCTAGGGACTCCCCTAGAGAGCGTAATATGATTACTTCGATCTGTCTACAGAATAGCACTGTGAAGGATCTTCGACATTGGAAACTGTGCCCAAATGGGATTTTCTCTGTCAAATCCTTTTATCAATTTATGAATGATGGTGGGCTCCGGTGTAAGTGGACACCTCTCATTCTCAAAGGTGGTTGCCCTAAAAAGATTACTCTTTTTAACTGGTTAGCCCGGGATGATAAAATCCTCACCTTGCAGAACCTGGCTATCCGAAGATGTAATGTCCTTCATGACATCACTTGTGTGATGTGTCATGCAGAAGTGGAATCTGCGGACCATCTCCTTACACAGTGCTCGGTGGCTTCTCATATTTGGAGCTATTTCTGCTAACTGTTTGGTGCTCATCGTAACCCCAATTCCCTGATGGATCTATGGGGGAATTGGCATTCACAATTTAACAAATCGCTCATCTCTTGTTGGGATCTGCTCCTTCGATCAGTAACCtggaatatttggttggaaaaaaATGCGCATATTTTTTACTGTGTCTACTCTTCATTTACTTCAATCATTGTTAAGATTATTCATATGGTGTTTTTTGTGGATGAATGCAGCTCCTGAAGCAAAGAAAGCAAAGTTGGAGGAGCCGAGTGGAAAGCTTAGGAGAAGCCTTGACTTTTTTGCTTCACTTGACTTGGAGCAGAGCGCTTAGTCTGATATGATTCCTTCCCTGAGTGAGGGCTAGtgtttttagtttgtttgtgCCCTAGGGGGGGTCTATCCCTCTAGTGGCCTGTTGGTTCCTTTTTGTGAGATGTTGTGTTCGTTGTGTGGTTTCCCACTCCTGGTGGGCTGACTTGTGGCTTTTGTTGTTGGGACTGTATTGTGCTTCTGTGTTTTGTGTTATCTtaatgaatatggtttatccactttttttcaaacttaattattCGGCTTCTTCTATTTCAGTTACTaatcatataaaatttcaattgaGTACCCAAAACTTATGCTAACAAAGTTAAGAGTAATTTGATATGGAATTACAGATGACAAAATTTATGCCACATCAGACATGTCATGTGACataaagtaataatattatgaGTCTTCatctttataatataattaaaggTAACTCTGTTTTAAATATGAGTTGAAATCTCACACACAAGAATGTCATAAGTTCTGTAACATGTTAAGCTACATGGACTGAGTATCagataaaactaaaatttaaaacttaaatttggatCCAAATATCCGATCTGGTTTAAACCGGGTATCTGATTTAAACAGGTTGAATACAGGTCGAGTTTTT is a window of Dioscorea cayenensis subsp. rotundata cultivar TDr96_F1 chromosome 5, TDr96_F1_v2_PseudoChromosome.rev07_lg8_w22 25.fasta, whole genome shotgun sequence DNA encoding:
- the LOC120260703 gene encoding LOW QUALITY PROTEIN: peroxidase 59-like (The sequence of the model RefSeq protein was modified relative to this genomic sequence to represent the inferred CDS: deleted 1 base in 1 codon) encodes the protein MKKACVFVALLLVLFLSVFGVQSQLSTDFYSSSCPNVLKVVRREVFKALQTEMRMGASLLRLHFHDCFVNGCDGSILLDGSDSEKLAAPNLNSARGFDVVDTIKTAVENECNGTVSCADILAIAARDSVVLSGGNSWKVLLGRRDGLIANQSGANSGLPSPFDSINTIITKFNNVGLNVTDVVSLSGGHTIGRARCVLFSNRLFNFSGTGAPDSTMDTDMVADLQKLCPQNGDGNVTTALDRNSTDVFDNHYFKNLLNNKGLLSSDQGLFSSADGVAATKSLVESYSSDSSLFMTDFVNSMIKMGNISPLTGSNEEIRKNCRVVN
- the LOC120262266 gene encoding probable cyclic nucleotide-gated ion channel 20, chloroplastic isoform X2; this translates as MANDIEMVRRVHRSSSVSIPMNALYQEENALVSHTGPLLRVTSRITPSGDTSCIEQENGMIHQITMDDNGNRRNEHLLRSGPLGLCNDPNCVVCPAVYKTKRATNCQVDNKNNNVNGETEQWAWKSFSFLCPYLPIMNPHTGVVQKWNRCFVIFCLLAVFVDPLFFFLFRTQQDNMCIVLNWSFAIVIAIVRSVTDFVYLLHMLLQFRLAYVNPESRVVGAGDFVAEPKKIALHYLRGYFLLDLYNVFPLPQVIILFVIPRYLGSSAANYAKNLIRAVVLLQYIPRIYRFFPLLAGESTSGFIFESSWVNFIINLLLFVLAGHVVGSCWYLFGLQRVNQCLHEACSGSNVKYCNMFIDCGRGNNINLFNSKGESWQDWRNNGNASACFTTTGSFQYGVYQQAVLLTAERSIIRRYLYSLFWGFLQISTMAGNLAPSYFEGEVLFVMAIVGLGLLLFALLIGNMQNFLQGLERRKLEMQLRRRDVEQWMRHRRLPEELRRQVRQAERFSWAATRGVDERELMENLPDDLQREIRRHFFKFLKNVRIFSQMDEPLLDAIYEKLIPKIFIGGSHIVYKGGPLEKMLFIVRGKLESIGEDGIPAPLSEGDVCGEELLSWCLEHFSISKHGGEGKIKLPITQLLSSRTVRCLTNVEAFALRAADLEDVTALFARVLRNPKVKGEMRSKSPYWRTIAAIRIQVAWRYRQKQRQLKRASSSGSGHGSVHPSL
- the LOC120262266 gene encoding probable cyclic nucleotide-gated ion channel 20, chloroplastic isoform X1, giving the protein MANDIEMVRRVHRSSSVSIPMNALYQEENALVSHTGPLLRVTSRITPSGDTSCIEQENGMIHQITMDDNGNRRNEHLLRSGPLGLCNDPNCVVCPAVYKTKRATNCQVDNKKNNNVNGETEQWAWKSFSFLCPYLPIMNPHTGVVQKWNRCFVIFCLLAVFVDPLFFFLFRTQQDNMCIVLNWSFAIVIAIVRSVTDFVYLLHMLLQFRLAYVNPESRVVGAGDFVAEPKKIALHYLRGYFLLDLYNVFPLPQVIILFVIPRYLGSSAANYAKNLIRAVVLLQYIPRIYRFFPLLAGESTSGFIFESSWVNFIINLLLFVLAGHVVGSCWYLFGLQRVNQCLHEACSGSNVKYCNMFIDCGRGNNINLFNSKGESWQDWRNNGNASACFTTTGSFQYGVYQQAVLLTAERSIIRRYLYSLFWGFLQISTMAGNLAPSYFEGEVLFVMAIVGLGLLLFALLIGNMQNFLQGLERRKLEMQLRRRDVEQWMRHRRLPEELRRQVRQAERFSWAATRGVDERELMENLPDDLQREIRRHFFKFLKNVRIFSQMDEPLLDAIYEKLIPKIFIGGSHIVYKGGPLEKMLFIVRGKLESIGEDGIPAPLSEGDVCGEELLSWCLEHFSISKHGGEGKIKLPITQLLSSRTVRCLTNVEAFALRAADLEDVTALFARVLRNPKVKGEMRSKSPYWRTIAAIRIQVAWRYRQKQRQLKRASSSGSGHGSVHPSL